The following coding sequences are from one Halomicrobium zhouii window:
- a CDS encoding DnaJ domain-containing protein, with protein sequence METFYSVLGVGRDADRQTIVRAYRDEAKSHHPDVSDRSDATETFKRLTTAKEVLADESKRSEYDRLGHEAYLRRHGGCGWAVEAESGPESAATGTSDASETRSAAAKAAEAYTDGGGTTDATPRENPTRAASGGTATAYYRPGQRMNPGRAPARAGGLLSRFQSVGPWLLLDVILLASALATAWVIVSWGSQSALSVVLAVVLCVVALAATSLHLSVRAYA encoded by the coding sequence GTGGAGACGTTCTACAGCGTCCTCGGTGTGGGCCGGGACGCAGACAGACAGACGATAGTCCGTGCGTATCGCGACGAGGCGAAGTCGCACCATCCGGACGTGTCCGACCGATCGGACGCGACAGAGACGTTCAAACGCCTGACGACGGCGAAGGAAGTGCTCGCAGACGAGTCGAAACGGTCGGAGTACGACCGGCTCGGCCACGAAGCGTACCTCCGGCGCCACGGGGGCTGTGGGTGGGCCGTCGAAGCAGAATCGGGACCAGAGAGTGCCGCTACGGGAACGAGCGACGCCAGTGAGACGAGATCTGCGGCAGCAAAGGCGGCGGAGGCGTACACCGACGGCGGCGGGACGACCGACGCGACGCCGCGCGAGAACCCGACGAGAGCGGCCAGCGGTGGCACTGCGACCGCGTACTATCGCCCTGGTCAGCGAATGAACCCCGGCCGCGCCCCAGCGAGGGCCGGCGGCCTGCTGTCCCGGTTCCAGTCGGTCGGCCCGTGGCTCTTGCTCGACGTCATCCTGCTGGCGAGCGCGCTGGCCACGGCCTGGGTCATCGTGTCCTGGGGGTCGCAGTCGGCGCTGAGCGTCGTCCTCGCAGTGGTCCTCTGTGTCGTCGCGCTCGCGGCGACGTCGCTC
- a CDS encoding CPBP family intramembrane glutamic endopeptidase yields MDTDLRSTVIHVLRSILALVSSVFLGAGGLLLGALLFTATIFLAGVESPAVVIVLSLVFVQGVGCIGVALTYIRLRPVVTSVIGDVLGYPEYVRDFSVDATVPDFEGWAIIVAGYVVALGSAFAGATIVSQFQVETGQNAAAEIGMENPEVLLLLIPASILLIGPGEELLFRGIVQGRLREVFSPISAILVASFVFAMLHWFALSGGSPTGNLVAAGLLIGPAIVLGTAYEYTDNIVVPSLIHGIYNATLFTLLYVVIAFSDVLDEAAPQMLVVLA; encoded by the coding sequence ATGGATACGGATCTCCGCAGCACTGTGATTCACGTCCTGCGTTCGATACTCGCGCTCGTTTCGTCGGTCTTCCTCGGGGCGGGTGGACTTTTACTCGGTGCCCTCCTCTTCACCGCGACAATCTTCCTCGCGGGGGTCGAGTCGCCGGCGGTTGTCATCGTCCTCAGTCTCGTATTCGTCCAGGGTGTTGGCTGTATCGGCGTCGCGCTGACCTATATCAGGCTTCGTCCGGTGGTCACCAGCGTTATCGGAGACGTACTTGGCTATCCGGAGTACGTCCGCGACTTCTCCGTCGACGCTACCGTTCCGGACTTCGAGGGGTGGGCGATAATCGTCGCTGGCTACGTCGTCGCGCTCGGGTCAGCGTTCGCGGGAGCCACAATCGTCTCACAGTTCCAGGTCGAAACCGGACAGAACGCCGCCGCGGAGATCGGAATGGAGAACCCCGAGGTACTCCTGCTCCTCATCCCGGCCTCGATATTGTTGATCGGCCCCGGTGAAGAGCTCCTCTTCCGCGGTATCGTCCAGGGGCGACTTCGCGAAGTTTTCAGTCCCATCTCGGCGATTCTGGTCGCGAGCTTCGTGTTCGCGATGCTCCACTGGTTCGCCCTCAGCGGTGGGTCACCCACCGGCAACCTCGTCGCAGCTGGACTCTTGATCGGTCCCGCGATCGTCCTCGGCACTGCCTACGAGTACACTGACAACATCGTCGTCCCGTCGCTAATCCACGGAATATACAACGCAACGCTGTTCACACTGCTATACGTGGTCATCGCGTTCAGCGACGTCCTCGACGAAGCGGCGCCGCAGATGCTGGTCGTCCTCGCGTAG
- a CDS encoding NAD(P)/FAD-dependent oxidoreductase, protein MERVDVAIVGGGPGGTSAAHAAARHGADAVVLEKGVPRADRDRLGPDSTDAAGMLDYWVDLMDFESDEEFPEDVILAELNGASFIGPNESVTLRSTGIDASYPNFGFTFHRAKFDDWLRDRAEDAGAEYRVGVSVTGVETDLSNDYSHRVSLADGEDLEAKFLILADGPQRTITAGAVGQFLPGEETLSDRLPSTKANHIAYQEHRRMPEELFPEDTIDFWWGVMPGHTAYPWIFPNDGNVARIGLTMPIGLDIDDYDASEWALLREDDDQIPRGAEYVERLLEREFPDYDLEDFPLVEDRGKTGGTETYPISSTRPIDSPTGADIAVVGGAMGATSAFHEGGDHVAVRTGKIAGTLAAQDQIGRYNDEWKAAIGEEVLRNVAMAEVVHDFGPDDWDRTFETVTRMEHVEGVRWRQALAAGVDGLRLLGRYKWTKRHYRDGAYVQLAESEYSV, encoded by the coding sequence ATGGAACGCGTAGACGTCGCTATCGTCGGTGGCGGTCCGGGTGGGACCTCGGCCGCCCACGCCGCGGCCCGCCACGGCGCCGACGCCGTCGTCCTCGAGAAGGGGGTGCCCAGGGCCGACAGGGACCGCCTGGGCCCCGACTCGACGGACGCGGCGGGGATGCTGGACTACTGGGTCGACCTGATGGACTTCGAGTCGGACGAGGAGTTCCCCGAGGACGTCATCCTCGCGGAGCTGAACGGGGCGTCGTTCATCGGCCCCAACGAGTCCGTGACGCTCCGCTCGACGGGTATCGACGCCAGCTATCCGAACTTCGGGTTCACCTTCCACCGGGCGAAGTTCGACGACTGGCTCCGTGACCGGGCAGAGGACGCCGGGGCCGAGTACCGCGTCGGCGTCAGCGTCACCGGCGTCGAGACCGACCTGTCGAACGACTACTCCCACCGCGTCTCGCTCGCCGACGGCGAGGACCTCGAAGCGAAGTTCCTGATACTCGCCGACGGGCCACAGCGGACGATCACCGCCGGCGCCGTCGGCCAGTTCCTCCCCGGCGAGGAGACGCTCAGCGACCGGCTTCCCTCGACCAAGGCGAACCACATCGCCTACCAGGAACACCGGCGGATGCCCGAGGAGCTGTTCCCCGAGGACACCATCGACTTCTGGTGGGGCGTGATGCCCGGCCACACCGCCTACCCGTGGATCTTCCCGAACGACGGCAACGTCGCTCGCATCGGCCTGACGATGCCCATCGGGCTCGATATCGACGACTACGACGCGAGCGAGTGGGCGCTGCTCCGCGAGGACGACGACCAGATCCCCCGCGGCGCGGAGTACGTCGAGCGCCTCCTCGAACGGGAGTTCCCCGACTACGACCTCGAAGACTTCCCGCTCGTCGAGGACCGGGGCAAGACCGGTGGCACAGAGACGTACCCGATCTCCTCGACGCGACCGATCGACTCGCCGACGGGCGCAGACATCGCCGTCGTCGGCGGCGCGATGGGCGCGACGTCGGCCTTCCACGAGGGCGGGGACCACGTCGCCGTGCGAACCGGCAAGATAGCCGGCACCCTCGCCGCCCAGGATCAGATAGGGCGATACAACGACGAGTGGAAGGCCGCCATCGGCGAGGAGGTCCTGCGCAACGTCGCCATGGCCGAGGTCGTCCACGACTTCGGCCCGGACGACTGGGACCGTACGTTCGAGACCGTGACCCGGATGGAACACGTCGAGGGCGTCCGGTGGCGCCAGGCGCTGGCCGCCGGCGTCGACGGGCTGCGGCTGCTGGGCCGATACAAGTGGACCAAACGCCACTATCGCGACGGCGCATACGTACAGCTTGCCGAGTCCGAGTACTCCGTCTGA